ACGAGGGTGCTCCGTCTGACCAACCTGGACCGCATCCTCCGCGTCTTCCCCTCCTCCGACGACACCTACCGTGACTGAGCCCTTCCGCGACTCCTTCCGTGCATCGGCCGACATCGAGGCGATCGGGCGCGTGCACGAGGTGTTCGAACGGCTGGGGGAGCGACGGCCGGACCTTCCCGAGCGGCTGCGCGGCGGGTTCGAACTCGCGGTGGTCGAGGTCGTCACCAACGTGGTGACGCACAGTCAGGCCGAGCGCCCGGTGCAGGTCGAGCTGATCATCCGCACGAACCTGGGTGGCCTGGAGGCGGTCGTCATCGACGACGCTCCTCCTGCCGAGGTCGACATCGTCGATGCGACCACGCCCGATCCCGAGGCGATGACCGAGTCGGGCCGCGGCCTCGCGCTGGTGAACCTGCTCGTCGACCGCTTCGAGCACGCGGCCGTCGACGGCGGCAACCGGTGGACGCTTTCGGTCGGGTGAACCGGACGCTTCAGTAGTCCTCGCGCCGGTCGCGTTCCGCGTCGAGCTCGGGCTCGGCCTCGGCCAGTTCCTGCAGTGTCGATCGCAGGTGCCGCGCCAGCCACTCGTTCGACACCTCCTCGCTCGCCGTGATGGCGTCGAGCTGCGCGAGGCGCTCTGCTGCCGAACCGCGAAGGTCGTCCATGATGTCCTCCCACCTGCGATGCACGGCGGCCCCTGGGACCGTCTCCTGCCGAGGGTAGTGCTCCGGTGCCCGTGTGGCTATGGCCGCCGGGCGTCAGCCCCGCGCGGGGCTCGGAACCTCGTCGCCGCGCAGGATGGACGACATCTTCTTACCCCGCGCGACCTCGTCGACGAGCTTGTCCATGTACCGGATCCGCTGCATCAGCGGGTCGTCGATCTCCTCCACCCGGATCCCGCAGATCACGCCGGTGATGAGCGATGCGTTCGGGTTCATCCGGGGGGCGGCGGCGAAGAATCCCTCCAGGTCGACGCCGTCGGCGATCGTCGCTGCGAGCCCCGCCTCGTCGTAGCCCGTGAGCCAGCGGATCACGGTGTCCACATCGTCGCGGCTCCTGCCCTTGCGCTCGACCTTCGCCACGTAGAGCGGGTGGATCGAGGCGAAGGGCATCCGTTTGAGGCGGTCCTGGGTCATGACATCAGCCTAGGAGCGG
This region of Leifsonia sp. fls2-241-R2A-40a genomic DNA includes:
- a CDS encoding DUF2200 domain-containing protein, producing MTQDRLKRMPFASIHPLYVAKVERKGRSRDDVDTVIRWLTGYDEAGLAATIADGVDLEGFFAAAPRMNPNASLITGVICGIRVEEIDDPLMQRIRYMDKLVDEVARGKKMSSILRGDEVPSPARG
- a CDS encoding ATP-binding protein, whose protein sequence is MTEPFRDSFRASADIEAIGRVHEVFERLGERRPDLPERLRGGFELAVVEVVTNVVTHSQAERPVQVELIIRTNLGGLEAVVIDDAPPAEVDIVDATTPDPEAMTESGRGLALVNLLVDRFEHAAVDGGNRWTLSVG